The following DNA comes from Bacteroidota bacterium.
TGAGGTGAATTTTGGTAAGCTACATATTCAGGTTCCATTACTTTGTGACAAAGTGTGCCACAGAACTCCACCGATTCAGAATAGTGAAAAGCTTCATAACTTCCTATGGATGTGGCAAATAATAGAATGATGGTAAACAACGATACGATTATAAAAGCATTTCTGTGACGGCTAATATTTAAGTCAACATAGGGTAATCTTTTAACATCTGTTTTTTCGCCTCGTTTATCTCTACGCATTTTAGTAAACATACCTATTGGGATAAGGAGCAGACCAATAATCATCAGTCCCGGCAATACGATATAAAGTAGCAAGCCAACATAACTTGCTCCTAAATTAAAAATGATCGATAAAACAAATAATAAAATAATCAGAATAAAAAAGAAGAAAGCAATTAAGGTTCCTACGATTGATAACCAGTTGTAGTAATATTTTGGAAGTTTCATGTTATAATGATTTAATAAATGCTAATGTCAAATATACCTGATTTAAGCAATTAAGTGCTTGATTTCTGACTGACATATATCATGGCTATAGTGATATTAGTATATAATAATATTATGATTTTGTATTGCTTTAAAATCGTGGAATTGTTTTCAGACAATTAGGTATTAATTTAAATTCCATTTTATATTTGTATAAACCAATCATAAATCCTGTTATGAAAACGATAACTTCATTCCTAATACTGATGGTGTTTTTTCAACTTTCGTCCAGATCTCAAAATTGTGCTGACACGAATAATATCTTCACAGTTAGCTTCAATGCAAAGAAATATGAAATAGTAAAAGAGAAAAAAAACTGGACAGAAGCAGCAGCCTGTGCGGTAGAACGGGGAGGTTATTTAGCGGAAATTAATAATTCAGTTGAGCAAGATCTGATTTATGGAACAATAAAGAATAATGCAGGAATATCATCTAACTATACAACAGTTAACGATGGAGGAGGCATTGCATACATTTGGATAGGAGCTACCGATAAGAATACAGAGGGCTCTTGGCTTTGGGATGGTGATGATGATGCAAGTGGTGTTAACTTCTGGAATGGTCAAGGCGGTGCAGGATCAGGTGGAGGAAGTGCAGTAGCTGGATTGTATAATAATTGGGGAGGAACATCAGAGGGAACGGTTAAAGAACCAGATGATTATGCCTCAAATCAAGATGGAGCAGCCATTGCATTAGCAGGATGGCCATCAGGAACAACCTTACTTGGGATCGCAGGAGAGTGGAACGACATAAGTTCTGCAAATACCATTTACTATGTTATTGAATATGACAGTTCAACATCTTCCATGAATGAAATTGAATTGGATGAGGTTTTTATTTATCCGAATCCGGCAACTGAAATTGTGTATATAAGGTCTTCCAGTTTAATTTTTTCTGTTAAGATTATCAATGCCTTAGGCGAGTTTGTTGTTAAAAAAGAAGATATTAATCAAAATTCCATTACACTTCCCTTAAATTCTTTTGATCAGGGCTTTTATTGGGTGAGAATTCAGCATTCCAATTCCATAACAGTTGAACAGCTATTGATTCATTAAATGCCTCGCTCTGGAATAAGTCTGTAACTTTACAAGCAAGTTCTTTGTCAAATAGGCAAAGACACTCAATGTTCAAAGTATGTCAGATTAGAACAAGCCCTGGATTAAGTCTGTGACTTAATCCCTGTAGGAAAAGAAACCAACGAAAAGATCACCAGATTGACAAGGAGAAAATCATCCTATTGAATTGGAATGAATGAACATTCTTTTTAGTTAAAACTTTCATATGGAAACGGTTTCAGTTACAAACTTAAACCAGAGGAGCGACTCAAATGTATCAGCTCTGGATTAAGTCTGTGACTTAATCCCTTCTAAAAGCTAACCAAAAATCTCTCTATTTTGCAAATGAGAATTATTCTTTTGAATTGAAAGAGAGTTTATGATTGAATAGGATTTTTAATTTAAAGCATTCCTCAGCAAGTGGTTTAAGTTGCAAACTTAAACCAGAGGAGCGACTCAAACGTATCTGTAACTAAACAAGATACTTCTTCGTCAAACATGCAAAGACACTCAATGTACAAAGTATGTCAGATTGAAAATGATGCAAAACAGTTGGGGGGAATTCGAAATCTGTCAATCAGTTTTAAATATATCCTCATAGTCTTCTTATTTTTGAACAGCATGAACTCATTCTCACAAGCAATTCAAGAAAAGAAAATCCTCTATTTTATTCCTGGACAGGGTGCTGACGAACGCTTATACAAAAATTTGGAATTAGATAGCTCATTGTATGATGTTCATTATGAAGTTGTTCAAAGTCGAATGTTGATAAAACACCAATGATACCAAAATAAAGATTAATATCATTGGTGTAAAAAAATATATGTTAAGTAAAGGTATAATAAAAAAGAGATCTGTCCAAGACTGAACTTTGGAAATTCA
Coding sequences within:
- a CDS encoding cytochrome C, encoding MKLPKYYYNWLSIVGTLIAFFFFILIILLFVLSIIFNLGASYVGLLLYIVLPGLMIIGLLLIPIGMFTKMRRDKRGEKTDVKRLPYVDLNISRHRNAFIIVSLFTIILLFATSIGSYEAFHYSESVEFCGTLCHKVMEPEYVAYQNSPHARVKCVECHVGEGTDWYVRSKLSGLYQVYSVLAKKYPKPISTPLHNLRPARETCEKCHWPEKFYARKMRIQKNFLADNNNSEWDIILQMKTGPTHSALGLEEGIHWHINPDVKIEYVYDDEDKENIIWVKYTNTKTGKYNIYKNT
- a CDS encoding T9SS type A sorting domain-containing protein, with the protein product MKTITSFLILMVFFQLSSRSQNCADTNNIFTVSFNAKKYEIVKEKKNWTEAAACAVERGGYLAEINNSVEQDLIYGTIKNNAGISSNYTTVNDGGGIAYIWIGATDKNTEGSWLWDGDDDASGVNFWNGQGGAGSGGGSAVAGLYNNWGGTSEGTVKEPDDYASNQDGAAIALAGWPSGTTLLGIAGEWNDISSANTIYYVIEYDSSTSSMNEIELDEVFIYPNPATEIVYIRSSSLIFSVKIINALGEFVVKKEDINQNSITLPLNSFDQGFYWVRIQHSNSITVEQLLIH